From a region of the Vaginimicrobium propionicum genome:
- a CDS encoding DEAD/DEAH box helicase, which translates to MQYKPHNYQQLATAFIEEHPAAALLLEMGLGKTVITLTAIQDLLFDSFEAHRVLVIAPLRVARNTWPAEQTKWSHLRQLRLAVAVGTERQRRQAINSGADITVMNRENVDWLITRSGIKWQWDMVVIDELSSFKNHRAKRFTALMKIRPQVKRIVGLTGTPVSNGLMDLWAQFRLLDLGERLGRYISRYRDKWFDPDKRNGMQVFTYKPKPGAEDEIYRAISDITLSMRTSDYLTLPPLTVTTTEVTMNGRERKVYDRLAAEMVVELGDEVIDAANAAVLAGKLTQLASGAIYTEAGDSIVVHGRKLDALEDLIEAANGNPVLVAYWWQHDLARIRERFPQARQLKTSADIEAWNDGEIPLGLIHPASAGHGLNLQQGSSILIWYSLTWSLELYQQTNARLYRQGQTKPVTITHIATKDSIDQRILSALESKNMTQSALIDAVAQTLKGETK; encoded by the coding sequence ATGCAATACAAGCCGCATAACTACCAACAGCTAGCAACGGCTTTCATTGAAGAACACCCGGCTGCAGCGCTACTGCTCGAGATGGGGCTTGGCAAGACCGTCATCACCCTGACAGCAATACAAGATCTCCTCTTCGACTCCTTTGAAGCCCACCGGGTGCTGGTTATTGCGCCGCTGCGCGTAGCAAGGAATACGTGGCCTGCCGAGCAAACAAAGTGGAGCCACTTACGCCAGCTACGCCTGGCAGTAGCTGTCGGCACCGAACGCCAACGCCGCCAAGCAATCAACTCAGGTGCAGACATCACAGTGATGAACCGGGAGAACGTTGACTGGCTTATTACCCGTAGTGGCATCAAGTGGCAGTGGGATATGGTCGTCATCGACGAACTCTCCTCCTTCAAAAACCATCGCGCCAAACGCTTTACCGCGCTCATGAAGATCCGCCCACAAGTAAAGCGCATCGTCGGGCTTACCGGCACCCCAGTCAGCAATGGGTTGATGGACTTATGGGCGCAGTTCCGGCTACTGGATTTGGGTGAGCGGCTCGGACGCTACATTTCCCGCTACCGCGATAAATGGTTCGATCCTGATAAGCGCAACGGGATGCAGGTGTTCACCTACAAGCCTAAACCTGGCGCTGAAGACGAAATCTACCGAGCAATCTCGGATATCACGCTGTCGATGCGAACCAGCGACTACCTCACCCTCCCACCACTGACTGTCACGACCACCGAGGTGACCATGAACGGCAGGGAGCGCAAGGTGTATGACCGACTCGCAGCCGAGATGGTCGTCGAGCTGGGCGATGAGGTGATTGACGCGGCCAATGCTGCCGTCCTGGCTGGCAAGCTCACCCAACTAGCGTCTGGTGCGATCTACACCGAAGCAGGCGACTCTATCGTGGTACACGGCCGCAAACTCGATGCCCTTGAAGACCTCATCGAAGCTGCGAATGGGAATCCCGTGCTTGTGGCGTATTGGTGGCAACACGACCTAGCACGCATCCGTGAGCGCTTCCCGCAAGCCAGACAGTTAAAAACTTCAGCGGATATTGAGGCTTGGAATGACGGTGAAATCCCACTCGGGTTGATTCACCCAGCCAGCGCTGGGCATGGGCTCAACCTCCAACAAGGCAGCTCAATCCTCATCTGGTATTCCCTCACCTGGAGCCTTGAGCTCTACCAGCAAACCAACGCCCGCCTGTATCGGCAAGGCCAGACCAAGCCGGTGACTATTACGCATATTGCGACCAAAGATTCGATAGATCAGCGGATCTTATCGGCACTCGAATCTAAGAACATGACCCAGTCGGCGCTCATCGACGCGGTAGCGCAGACCTTGAAAGGAGAAACCAAATGA
- a CDS encoding P27 family phage terminase small subunit, producing the protein MAKDGTNRGGRRVRAGAKPDPLSEKLAKGLPATRLEDPLATPFDFEGADVGDGAVLAGEVMPEPSDYLSEVQRDGKPLGADLVYKETWQWLDERGCTRFVSKRLIEAYAQAFARYVQCEQAISKFGLLGKHPTTGAAIASPFVAMSQSFGKQANVYWYEIFEIVRSNCTTDYSGAAPGDEVMEQLLKARS; encoded by the coding sequence ATGGCGAAAGACGGAACCAATCGTGGTGGGCGCCGTGTGAGGGCTGGCGCGAAACCCGACCCGCTGAGTGAGAAACTCGCTAAGGGTCTGCCTGCTACTCGCCTGGAAGATCCGCTAGCGACGCCTTTTGATTTCGAGGGCGCAGATGTTGGCGATGGCGCGGTGCTTGCTGGTGAAGTGATGCCGGAGCCGTCTGATTATCTGTCGGAGGTTCAGCGTGATGGTAAACCCTTGGGTGCTGACCTTGTCTACAAAGAAACCTGGCAGTGGTTGGATGAGCGTGGTTGTACGAGGTTTGTTTCTAAGCGTCTGATTGAGGCCTACGCCCAGGCTTTCGCCCGGTACGTGCAGTGTGAGCAGGCGATCTCCAAGTTTGGTTTGCTCGGCAAGCACCCGACCACAGGGGCTGCTATCGCTTCCCCGTTCGTTGCGATGAGCCAATCTTTTGGTAAGCAAGCAAACGTGTACTGGTATGAGATTTTCGAGATTGTGCGATCTAACTGCACCACTGACTATTCGGGTGCGGCCCCGGGTGATGAGGTTATGGAGCAGCTGTTGAAAGCACGCTCGTAG
- a CDS encoding DUF4406 domain-containing protein, with protein MNTLQNDRPLISDLTPWRNSKGYADPTAYRALRALEISEFGHRPLTYICSPYSGDVQMNVELARDLSAYAVRCRRIPLAPHLLFPQFMDDTDPWDRELAMFMGRVLLSKCEAMWVYTPRVSPGMKAEISWAHQFELPITYFDHNFAEVNLND; from the coding sequence ATGAACACACTCCAAAATGACCGACCACTAATCAGTGATCTAACACCGTGGCGTAACTCCAAAGGCTACGCAGACCCGACTGCATATAGGGCGCTGCGGGCTCTGGAAATATCCGAATTCGGCCACCGTCCCTTGACCTATATCTGCTCACCTTACTCCGGGGACGTGCAGATGAATGTGGAGTTGGCACGGGATCTTTCGGCTTATGCGGTGCGCTGCCGGCGTATCCCACTCGCACCTCACCTGCTGTTTCCGCAGTTTATGGATGATACCGATCCGTGGGATCGCGAGCTTGCCATGTTCATGGGTCGCGTGCTGCTTTCTAAGTGCGAGGCGATGTGGGTATATACCCCGCGTGTTTCGCCCGGCATGAAAGCCGAAATTTCCTGGGCACACCAGTTCGAACTCCCGATTACTTATTTTGACCATAATTTTGCGGAGGTGAACCTCAATGACTGA
- a CDS encoding SMI1/KNR4 family protein: MELTKAEIKLLRKAYSVMADTHRKYHPESEKDISEFENKFEPIPSEYRYLLKEFGGCHFVDPWIFTLEELGCEYPAFIANYSDDEESNISNNTVFPIGGLGDGSLVCILKETDKIVVLPHDVYVTSVDDLEIIAESFKELVFGLAEQGIELDDQIK, translated from the coding sequence ATGGAATTAACAAAAGCAGAGATTAAATTACTAAGAAAAGCTTATAGCGTTATGGCTGACACGCACAGAAAATATCACCCGGAGTCCGAAAAAGACATATCTGAGTTTGAAAACAAATTCGAACCAATTCCGTCAGAATATCGATATTTACTCAAGGAATTTGGTGGCTGCCATTTTGTTGATCCATGGATTTTCACTTTAGAGGAATTAGGCTGTGAATACCCTGCTTTTATTGCAAACTATAGCGACGACGAAGAAAGCAACATATCAAATAATACTGTTTTTCCTATTGGCGGTTTAGGTGATGGAAGTTTAGTTTGTATTTTAAAGGAAACAGACAAAATTGTTGTTTTGCCACATGATGTATATGTGACATCGGTTGATGATTTAGAAATTATTGCAGAAAGTTTTAAGGAGTTAGTTTTTGGTTTAGCGGAACAGGGTATTGAGCTTGACGATCAAATTAAATAG
- the metK gene encoding methionine adenosyltransferase yields the protein MTTVLSAEAVCIGHPDKLCDLIADQILDEILYADPNARAAVEVMATGRRIIVTGEISTNARVDLRDCVRTALTAAGYKPWRFLVYVWVRRQSSDINDGVSTSLEARYGDESAYCLQGAGDQGTVYGYACTDTPERLPLPLVLAHEICKRLDDARKQGTITGIFSDGKAQVSVRYNEVGKPLSIETVVVSVQHDESKDFEVLRREITSLIVGPACQPYLPVSPDTVVLINPSGRFVEGGPKADTGLTGRKLMVDTYGGLAGHGGGAFCGKDASKVDRSGAYMARLIAKTVVDADLASRCQVAISYAIGKADPVAFSVDTLGTGQYTDEIITAAARDVFNLRPAAIIDQFGLRAPGYVRYSTYGHFGDYTRKWEDTWTTSREIVKAVKKHAHQANSAN from the coding sequence ATGACTACGGTTCTAAGCGCTGAAGCAGTGTGTATCGGTCACCCCGATAAACTGTGCGATTTAATTGCTGATCAGATTCTCGATGAAATTCTCTACGCCGATCCCAACGCCCGCGCCGCGGTAGAGGTCATGGCTACTGGGCGACGCATTATTGTCACTGGTGAAATCAGCACTAATGCTCGTGTGGACTTGCGTGATTGCGTACGCACAGCACTTACTGCAGCTGGCTATAAGCCGTGGAGATTTTTGGTGTACGTGTGGGTGCGGCGTCAATCTAGCGATATTAACGACGGGGTGAGCACATCTTTAGAGGCTCGCTATGGCGATGAGTCCGCTTATTGTCTTCAGGGGGCTGGTGATCAAGGCACGGTCTACGGTTATGCCTGCACTGATACTCCTGAGCGTTTACCGTTGCCTCTTGTTTTAGCCCACGAGATTTGTAAACGGCTAGATGATGCGCGCAAGCAAGGAACCATCACTGGGATCTTCTCGGATGGTAAAGCACAAGTTTCGGTGCGCTACAACGAGGTAGGTAAACCGCTATCTATCGAAACCGTTGTGGTTTCCGTCCAGCACGATGAATCCAAGGATTTTGAGGTGTTGCGCCGTGAAATAACTTCGCTGATTGTTGGCCCAGCATGTCAGCCATATCTACCGGTAAGCCCGGACACGGTTGTGTTGATCAACCCGTCCGGGCGGTTCGTGGAGGGCGGCCCTAAAGCTGACACCGGACTCACCGGTCGAAAACTTATGGTTGACACCTATGGCGGGCTGGCCGGACATGGTGGTGGAGCTTTCTGTGGTAAAGATGCTTCTAAGGTTGACCGGTCGGGTGCTTATATGGCGCGGCTGATCGCGAAAACCGTGGTGGATGCGGATCTTGCATCCCGGTGCCAGGTGGCGATTAGTTACGCGATTGGCAAAGCCGACCCGGTTGCTTTCAGTGTGGACACGCTCGGCACCGGCCAATACACCGACGAAATAATCACGGCTGCAGCTAGAGATGTGTTCAATCTTCGGCCAGCAGCAATCATCGACCAATTTGGGCTGCGAGCACCCGGCTATGTGCGCTATTCGACGTATGGGCATTTCGGGGATTACACACGCAAGTGGGAAGACACCTGGACTACTAGCCGCGAAATTGTCAAGGCGGTGAAAAAGCATGCGCATCAAGCAAATAGCGCTAACTGA
- a CDS encoding VRR-NUC domain-containing protein produces MSRKQHVMKEQHLEQALVKTVEALGGVCWKLVSPGTAGVPDRIVLLPDGHVGFVEVKAPGGKVRAIQKHRLRQMKHLGFTALVLNNPDEVEEVCHAIQAA; encoded by the coding sequence GTGAGCAGAAAGCAACACGTGATGAAAGAACAACATTTAGAACAAGCACTCGTAAAAACCGTTGAGGCTTTGGGCGGGGTCTGCTGGAAACTAGTCAGCCCCGGAACCGCCGGTGTACCTGACCGAATCGTGCTGTTACCTGATGGGCATGTTGGCTTCGTGGAAGTCAAAGCACCCGGCGGCAAAGTCCGCGCAATCCAAAAACACAGACTAAGGCAGATGAAGCACCTAGGCTTCACCGCACTCGTACTCAATAACCCTGATGAGGTTGAGGAGGTGTGCCATGCAATACAAGCCGCATAA
- a CDS encoding HNH endonuclease produces MPRKPKRPCSAPGCPELTRERFCPLHAKKADKNYRKFQRDPRINKRYGARWRRIRAAYISQHPLCEDCLEKGVTTPVAEVHHVLPLDHGGSHDFSNLRSLCKPCHSRQSALDGDRWRQALQVYTY; encoded by the coding sequence ATGCCACGCAAACCCAAGCGCCCGTGCTCTGCGCCTGGCTGTCCCGAACTAACCCGCGAAAGGTTCTGCCCGCTCCACGCCAAAAAGGCAGATAAGAACTATCGTAAGTTTCAACGTGACCCGAGAATCAACAAGCGTTACGGTGCGCGCTGGCGCCGCATCCGTGCCGCATATATTTCCCAGCATCCTTTGTGCGAAGACTGCCTGGAAAAAGGAGTGACCACCCCAGTTGCCGAAGTCCACCACGTCCTACCCTTAGACCATGGTGGCAGCCACGACTTTTCTAACCTGCGCAGCCTTTGCAAACCCTGCCACTCCAGGCAGAGCGCGTTAGACGGTGACAGATGGAGGCAAGCCCTTCAGGTCTACACCTACTAG
- a CDS encoding Abi family protein, whose amino-acid sequence MWKYEQWLKRYRKELTGSREDFVMHHNQKYGGQLPIWAAVEVMDWGSLSYLFQLAPMPVRETIAGRVGLNGAQFGSWLKSLNILRNYSAHHARMFNRVYALKPRLPKIGAHPELDAVASVMNRLFGQLTIVQYLLVKLNIGDPALLSSVIASYPILEPLPPSHLGIPENWQQNPLWSIN is encoded by the coding sequence ATGTGGAAATATGAGCAGTGGCTGAAGCGGTATCGTAAAGAATTAACGGGGTCGCGAGAAGATTTCGTGATGCACCATAACCAGAAATATGGTGGCCAGTTGCCGATTTGGGCAGCGGTAGAAGTGATGGACTGGGGCTCACTGTCATACTTGTTTCAGTTAGCGCCAATGCCGGTGCGCGAGACTATTGCTGGTCGGGTGGGTTTGAACGGGGCACAGTTTGGTTCCTGGCTGAAAAGTCTCAATATTTTGCGTAACTATTCGGCTCACCATGCGCGTATGTTTAACAGGGTTTATGCTCTCAAGCCGCGCCTACCGAAGATTGGGGCACATCCTGAATTGGATGCTGTAGCTTCGGTGATGAACCGTCTGTTTGGTCAGCTCACAATTGTCCAATACTTGCTTGTAAAGCTTAATATCGGTGACCCGGCTCTGCTTTCTAGTGTGATAGCTAGTTACCCAATTCTTGAGCCACTACCACCGAGCCATCTCGGTATTCCAGAAAACTGGCAGCAGAACCCGCTCTGGAGTATCAACTAA
- a CDS encoding phage/plasmid primase, P4 family codes for MTDFILCTTNLVSAQRNLKYPNHRHITSAADLKNAVARDHVAAEYEGDIRSTDRFLQSTCVVMDIDNDHSNSPADWVTPESLALIFPGVVLATATSRNHLKPKGEKTARPRFHAYFPIKPVTDAAVYTGIKKKLASYTGIFDRNALDAARFIYGNPTAEVTWVDGALSITDFLDADAFAALEMAAGEIREGARNATMSAFAGRVIVRFGNTEQARQLFETKAQTCVPPLPDSELEAIWASALKFGAKVAATPGYIPPERYAEIQGLRPTDFTDVGQATVLADEYAQKLAFSEATDWLVYNDSFWEETRPGSRAIAQELTTRQLEQAAQLLKKARAACDSTGVTQLLSAMSLTKAKNLFTNVQWTAYDQLTNAQAYEKYVLKRRDSKAITASLKEAAPMLQVTQADLDAAPFALNTPGGTIDLTTGQMYEHDYGDFITKQTTTDPATKGMDTWLAALEVFFQGDQELIDYVQRIVGLTAIGKVYVEALIIAYGDGRNGKSTFWNTIARVLGTYAGNISADALTVGVKRNVKPELAEAKGKRLLIAAETEEGMRLSTSIAKQMASTDLLYAEKKYKAPFAFAPSHTLVLYTNHLPRVGAMDVGIWRRLIVIPFEAKIEGSSDIKNYAEHLYQNAAGAVLQWIVDGARKVIDDDFVLKPPPKVRRALEAYRFENDWMTHFLDDNCEIDPSFTQPSGELYSVYRAYALSVGEYARSTSDFYSALEQLGFRRRRTKNARYVDGLRLKSEFNL; via the coding sequence ATGACTGACTTCATTTTGTGCACGACTAATCTGGTGAGCGCGCAACGCAACCTCAAATACCCGAATCATCGGCACATCACGAGCGCGGCTGATTTGAAGAACGCTGTGGCACGTGACCATGTGGCGGCCGAATATGAGGGCGATATTCGTTCCACCGACAGGTTCTTGCAATCCACGTGTGTGGTGATGGACATCGATAACGACCATTCCAATAGCCCGGCTGATTGGGTTACACCGGAATCGCTCGCTCTCATCTTCCCGGGCGTCGTTTTGGCGACCGCGACCTCGCGGAATCATTTGAAACCGAAGGGTGAAAAGACCGCCAGGCCGCGCTTCCACGCCTATTTCCCAATCAAGCCGGTAACTGACGCTGCAGTCTATACGGGGATCAAGAAGAAGCTTGCCTCCTATACCGGAATCTTTGACCGTAACGCTCTCGATGCCGCCAGATTTATTTACGGAAACCCGACAGCTGAGGTCACCTGGGTAGACGGTGCTCTATCCATCACCGATTTCCTTGATGCTGACGCGTTCGCCGCACTCGAAATGGCTGCTGGTGAGATTCGGGAAGGTGCCAGGAATGCGACCATGAGTGCTTTCGCTGGGCGAGTGATTGTGCGTTTTGGCAATACTGAGCAAGCACGCCAGCTTTTCGAGACGAAAGCACAAACCTGCGTGCCACCCCTACCAGATAGTGAGTTGGAGGCGATCTGGGCCTCGGCTCTCAAGTTTGGTGCAAAAGTAGCTGCGACACCGGGTTATATTCCACCCGAACGCTACGCTGAAATCCAAGGTCTGCGTCCCACCGATTTCACCGATGTCGGTCAAGCCACCGTGCTGGCAGACGAATATGCGCAAAAACTCGCATTCTCTGAGGCCACAGATTGGTTGGTATATAACGACTCGTTTTGGGAAGAAACCAGACCAGGCTCGCGCGCCATCGCCCAAGAACTCACCACGCGCCAATTAGAGCAAGCCGCACAGCTGCTCAAGAAAGCCCGCGCGGCGTGCGATTCCACTGGGGTCACTCAGTTACTGTCGGCAATGAGCCTGACCAAAGCGAAAAACCTATTCACTAACGTGCAGTGGACCGCTTACGACCAGCTCACTAATGCTCAAGCCTACGAGAAATACGTGCTCAAACGCAGAGATAGCAAGGCGATTACAGCGTCACTGAAGGAGGCAGCTCCGATGCTGCAAGTCACCCAAGCAGACCTTGACGCAGCCCCCTTCGCTCTCAACACTCCTGGTGGCACCATTGACCTCACCACCGGGCAAATGTACGAGCACGACTATGGGGATTTCATCACCAAACAAACCACCACCGATCCCGCCACCAAAGGCATGGACACGTGGTTGGCGGCGCTCGAGGTGTTCTTCCAAGGCGACCAAGAACTAATCGACTATGTGCAGCGAATCGTGGGGCTGACCGCGATCGGCAAAGTCTACGTCGAAGCCCTCATCATCGCCTACGGCGACGGCAGGAATGGTAAATCGACGTTTTGGAACACAATCGCTCGGGTGTTAGGCACATACGCGGGCAACATCTCCGCCGATGCTCTCACTGTGGGTGTGAAGCGGAATGTGAAGCCTGAGCTGGCAGAAGCCAAAGGCAAACGCCTCTTGATCGCGGCAGAGACCGAGGAAGGAATGAGGCTCTCCACCTCTATCGCCAAGCAAATGGCATCCACTGATCTGCTTTATGCGGAAAAGAAATATAAGGCGCCCTTCGCGTTCGCTCCTTCGCATACGCTCGTGCTGTATACAAATCACCTACCGCGCGTAGGTGCAATGGATGTTGGTATTTGGCGCAGGCTGATCGTGATCCCATTCGAGGCAAAAATCGAAGGCTCCTCGGACATCAAAAACTACGCCGAACACCTCTACCAAAACGCCGCTGGTGCCGTTCTGCAATGGATCGTTGATGGTGCCCGCAAAGTGATCGATGACGACTTTGTTTTGAAGCCACCACCTAAAGTGCGTCGAGCCCTGGAGGCCTACCGGTTTGAGAACGACTGGATGACACATTTCTTAGACGATAACTGCGAGATCGACCCGAGCTTCACACAGCCCTCGGGCGAGCTTTATAGCGTCTATCGCGCCTACGCGCTCAGCGTGGGCGAATACGCCAGATCCACGTCCGATTTCTATTCAGCCTTGGAACAACTCGGATTCCGCAGACGCCGCACAAAGAACGCACGCTATGTGGACGGACTACGCCTGAAGAGCGAATTCAACCTTTAG
- a CDS encoding phage antirepressor KilAC domain-containing protein, with amino-acid sequence MALTYKLWEGELLTGSTLQVFTNSQFGQIRTITNDGTIMFCGRDVASALGYTNLNKAVQDHCKGVPFRYPLETSGGIQQIRFITEGDVYRLIVSSHLPGAERFERWVFDEVLPSIRRTGLYAIDELLDNDELLEQALTRLRAERVKRLAAEQALLEAAPKLSYYDIVLQSPSLMPITAIAKDYGLSAKKLNRLLADEHIQFKQSGIWYLYAEYAKCGYTQSKTHLLESGKTVMHTYWTQKGRLFIYDLLKNRCHILPVIERQAGETK; translated from the coding sequence ATGGCTCTCACCTACAAACTATGGGAAGGAGAGCTATTGACCGGCTCCACACTACAAGTGTTCACCAACAGCCAATTCGGCCAAATCCGCACCATCACTAACGATGGAACCATCATGTTCTGCGGCCGTGACGTCGCGAGCGCTTTGGGATATACAAATCTGAATAAGGCAGTGCAAGATCATTGCAAGGGGGTTCCATTTCGTTACCCCCTTGAAACGTCAGGTGGGATTCAACAGATTCGTTTCATCACTGAAGGGGATGTTTATCGCCTGATTGTCTCAAGTCACCTGCCGGGCGCGGAACGTTTCGAGAGATGGGTGTTTGATGAGGTGCTTCCATCGATTCGTCGGACCGGTTTGTACGCGATTGATGAACTACTCGACAATGATGAGCTGCTCGAACAAGCGCTCACGCGTCTACGTGCCGAGCGTGTCAAGCGTCTTGCTGCTGAGCAGGCGTTGCTCGAGGCAGCACCGAAGCTCTCCTACTACGATATCGTGCTGCAATCGCCGTCGTTGATGCCGATTACTGCTATCGCCAAGGACTACGGGCTGAGTGCGAAGAAACTCAACCGACTGTTAGCTGATGAACATATCCAGTTCAAACAGTCAGGCATCTGGTACCTGTACGCCGAGTATGCGAAATGTGGCTACACCCAATCCAAAACCCACCTGCTGGAAAGCGGCAAGACGGTGATGCACACGTATTGGACGCAGAAAGGCCGCCTGTTCATCTATGACCTGTTGAAAAACCGCTGCCACATCCTGCCGGTCATCGAACGACAAGCAGGTGAAACCAAATGA
- a CDS encoding site-specific DNA-methyltransferase: MRIKQIALTDLTPADYNPRKDLQPGDADYDKLKRSLSEFGYVEPVIWNKTTGNIVGGHQRLKVLADLGYKTVDCVVVELDETREKALNVALNKISGDWDESKLALLIADLDASDFEVELTGFDESEIQQLIGSLDGDSIEDDNFDLNAALEAAAFVEKGDIWRIGRHRLMCADATNPADVKTLMDGKQANLVVTDPPYNVDFKSNSGLKIAGDKQDADAFYEFLLAAFTNMADALEKGGSAYVFHADTEGLNFRRAFQDAGFYLSGCCIWVKDSLVLGRSPYQWQHEPVLYGWKKDGSHAWYANRKQTTVWNFAKPRKNSDHPTSKPLDLLAYPIRNSTQTNAIILDTFAGSGSTLMAAEATDRTAYCMELDEKYASVILRRYAETSGDSAGITCERGGGQYAYLDLVKEVERPKQKG; encoded by the coding sequence ATGCGCATCAAGCAAATAGCGCTAACTGATCTCACCCCAGCTGACTACAACCCCCGCAAAGACCTACAACCTGGGGACGCGGACTACGACAAACTCAAACGCTCCCTGAGCGAGTTTGGGTATGTGGAGCCGGTCATCTGGAACAAAACCACCGGAAATATTGTAGGTGGGCATCAGCGTCTGAAAGTACTGGCTGATCTGGGCTATAAAACCGTAGACTGCGTGGTCGTTGAGCTAGACGAAACCCGCGAAAAAGCGCTCAACGTTGCTCTAAACAAGATCAGTGGCGATTGGGATGAATCCAAACTCGCCCTACTCATAGCCGACCTGGATGCTTCCGATTTCGAGGTTGAACTCACCGGTTTCGACGAATCCGAAATACAACAGCTGATAGGTTCTCTTGACGGCGACAGTATCGAGGACGATAACTTCGACCTGAACGCCGCCCTAGAAGCGGCAGCCTTTGTCGAAAAAGGCGATATCTGGAGGATTGGTAGGCATCGCCTAATGTGCGCGGACGCCACGAACCCGGCCGATGTCAAAACCTTGATGGATGGCAAACAGGCTAATCTGGTGGTCACAGACCCGCCTTACAACGTGGACTTCAAATCGAACAGCGGCCTGAAAATCGCAGGCGATAAGCAAGACGCAGACGCGTTTTATGAGTTTCTGCTGGCTGCGTTCACCAATATGGCAGACGCTTTGGAGAAGGGTGGGTCTGCATATGTTTTCCATGCCGACACCGAAGGATTGAACTTCCGTCGCGCTTTTCAAGACGCTGGATTCTACCTGTCGGGCTGTTGTATTTGGGTTAAAGACTCCCTCGTACTGGGTCGTTCCCCGTATCAGTGGCAGCACGAACCGGTGCTGTATGGCTGGAAGAAAGACGGCTCTCACGCTTGGTATGCGAATCGCAAACAAACCACAGTGTGGAATTTCGCCAAGCCCCGCAAAAACAGTGACCATCCGACTTCGAAGCCGTTGGATTTGCTGGCTTATCCGATTCGTAACTCCACCCAAACCAACGCAATCATCCTCGATACCTTTGCTGGCTCTGGTTCCACGCTAATGGCTGCAGAAGCCACAGACCGCACTGCCTACTGCATGGAGCTAGATGAGAAATACGCTTCCGTGATTCTGCGCCGCTACGCCGAAACAAGTGGGGATAGTGCCGGTATCACGTGTGAGCGAGGCGGCGGGCAATACGCCTACCTGGATCTGGTCAAAGAGGTCGAGCGCCCCAAGCAGAAAGGCTAA